CCTCTAAAAGGCATGCCATTTTTGATGAAACTTTTCTCCAGAAAAGTTTCTTAACGTGGGGTGGAACCCCACCTCGGGGGTTTGAGAGTACAGAGAGATAAGGGGGCGGAGCCCCCTTGTCTTTCGTAGGGTCAGGGGCCGATTAGTTCATCATCGGAGCCCTCGGACACCTACCCTTACATCATCCCAGGCCGAGGTGTTCCCTTATTATGAGGGGGATGAGCCCTATCTTAGGGAAGACGACTAATGCTTTATCCTCGACGGCATAGGCTGGAACGCAGGGTATCATTCCGTATGGCGTTGGGAAATCCGGGTCGGGCGCCCAGTTGTTGTCCCCCCAAGTTACAAAGCACTTCTCAACCCTTCCGCCAAGCTCAACGGTCTTTATACCCCTGACACGGTGGATGATGGGATACTCGTAA
The window above is part of the Thermococcus sp. MAR1 genome. Proteins encoded here:
- a CDS encoding signal peptidase I, producing MEESWKKDLAWILIALLAVFTLQVGLKVILHTDSPLVIVVSESMEPVFYRGDVVLLKGISEENIDDVKLNDVIVYKRPGYEYPIIHRVRGIKTVELGGRVEKCFVTWGDNNWAPDPDFPTPYGMIPCVPAYAVEDKALVVFPKIGLIPLIIREHLGLG